From Triticum urartu cultivar G1812 chromosome 2, Tu2.1, whole genome shotgun sequence, a single genomic window includes:
- the LOC125536386 gene encoding probable WRKY transcription factor 3 codes for MAAGQWSGIGDGGGLWAPPALDGLFPDEQPPPAASALGFFGGPLSLAQLPSPPPLLGYPQDNFDVFHEQDLAQLAAQVSQKKELREKQGAGLHHKIGPQLAFSKYSILDQVDNSSSFSLATSVLTPQHVSSSVGAASMQGQTLPSHTGSGSVNTGPTGVLQVLQDSSTTLDSINTGSAGVLEALQGSSITLDKPADDGYNWRKYGQKAVKGGKYPKSYYKCTLNCPVRKNVEHSADGRIIKIIYRGQHCHEPPSKRFKDCGDLLNELDEFNDAKDPSTRSQLGCQGYYGKPITPNGTMVDGLLPTKEEGDEQLSSLSDIREGDGEIRTVDGDVGDADANERNAPGQKIIVSTTSDVDLLDDGYRWRKYGQKVVRGNPHPRSYYKCTYQGCDVKKHIERSSEEPHAVITTYEGKHTHDVPESRNRSQGTGQHHCKEQTYSEQPAASFCSSSEKRKYGTAILNDLAF; via the exons ATGGCGGCGGGGCAGTGGTCAGGCatcggcgacggcggcggcctCTGGGCCCCGCCCGCGCTCGACGGCCTCTTCCCCGACGAGCAGCCGCCGCCGGCCGCGTCGGCGCTCGGCTTCTTCGGGGGACCCCTATCCCTCGCGCAGCTCCCTTCCCCTCCGCCGCTCCTCGGGTACCCCCAG GACAACTTTGATGTGTTCCATGAACAAGACCTAGCACAGCTGGCAGCACAAGTATCTCAAAAGAAAGAGTTGCGGGAAAAACAAGGGGCGGGATTGCATCACAAGATTGGACCTCAACTAGCTTTTTCGAAATACAGTATACTTGATCAAGTGGACAACTCTTCTTCTTTCTCATTGGCAACTTCAGTGCTGACACCTCAGCATGTCAGTTCTTCCGTAGGCGCGGCATCAATGCAGGGACAGACTTTGCCATCACACACTGGTAGTGGTAGTGTCAACACTGGACCAACTGGAGTTTTACAAGTGCTTCAAGATTCATCCACCACTCTGGACAGTATCAACACTGGATCGGCTGGAGTTCTGGAAGCACTCCAAGGTTCATCCATCACTCTGGATAAACCTGCTGATGATGGATACAATTGGCGTAAGTATGGACAAAAGGCAGTCAAGGGTGGGAAGTATCCAAAGAGCTATTACAAATGCACCCTGAACTGCCCGGTCAGGAAAAATGTAGAGCACTCTGCAGATGGACGAATTATTAAAATAATTTATAGAGGTCAGCACTGCCATGAACCTCCCTCAAAGAGGTTTAAAGATTGTGGTGATTTATTGAATGAGTTAGATGAATTCAATGATGCCAAGGATCCTTCAACTAGATCACAATTAGGTTGTCAAGGTTATTATGGAAAACCTATAACGCCAAATGGCACGATGGTGGATGGTTTATTGCCAACGAAGGAAGAGGGAGATGAGCAATTATCTAGTTTAAGTGATATCCGGGAAGGTGATGGTGAAATAAGAACTgttgatggagatgttggtgatgCCGATGCAAATGAAAG GAATGCACCAGGTCAAAAGATCATCGTGAGTACAACGAGCGATGTTGATCTTTTGGACGACGGCTATAGGTGGCGCAAGTATGGACAGAAAGTGGTGAGAGGAAATCCTCACCCAAG GAGCTATTACAAGTGCACTTACCAAGGCTGCGACGTCAAGAAGCATATCGAGAGATCTTCCGAGGAACCACATGCTGTGATAACCACATACGAAGGGAAGCATACCCATGACGTGCCTGAGTCTAGGAACAGAAGCCAAGGCACAGGTCAACACCACTGCAAAGAGCAGACTTATTCAGAACAACCAGCTGCTAGCTTCTGCAGTAGCTCGGAAAAGAGAAAATACGGAACAGCCATTCTGAACGATCTCGCCTTCTAG